In a genomic window of Falco naumanni isolate bFalNau1 chromosome 3 unlocalized genomic scaffold, bFalNau1.pat SUPER_3_unloc_1, whole genome shotgun sequence:
- the LOC121081760 gene encoding uncharacterized protein LOC121081760, with the protein MRHLKTQVTLAKNKCEGKSLREHHKALQEHVAIPSVKTEDQKAQHSRTGSHASAAARVPKKSWARAARPRNRPGSLPKEKDWGEDGGNELPQEEGITVHSIWVNPSFVELFQDPHAGPQDGPCWLSSVGRGAAEDRARDLQSMSPVPEEPVDAEPAAVSLATAPEEEGHCAHLTRIAKEVAKAQESPLLSEQPTAAQAESQAAAPHSPAACAAPLQDTDQCKMSGVLNEAVAAIQGLGQQLAEHWDPAQNVHVVMAPTPPSATQDSESSLPGKPPGEPSAASLVQEECEDGEHVASAMSGHHRGEASTAIFSPAAHEEDLASLLPQISLDDAAIPHLDRAGEDTRGDMDSTLSAESWHQEQPGHSALEEDKQEDDSGKELCQGEDMAIQSLMATPSFLELFQDPRAGFQEGQPAPEQSDNTWPCSKPRDEPEDEPGMAALPHAPARRRRPSLFRKTLGALRKAFCSTRIRARQEQQRRAGKGVP; encoded by the exons ATGCGCCATCTCAAAACACAGGTGACGCTCGCCAAAAACAAGTGCGAAGGCAAATCGCTGCGGGAGCACCACAAGGCTCTTCAGGAGCATGTGGCCATCCCGTCAGTGAAGACGGAGGATCAGaaagcccagcacagcaggacaggcagTCATGCAAGCGCAGCGGCTCGTGTCcccaagaagagctgggcaagGGCAGCAAGGCCACGGAACAGGCCAGGGTCcctgccaaaggaaaaagactggGGAGAAGACGGAGGCAATGAGCTGCCCCAAGAAGAGGGCATCACCGTTCACAGCATCTGGGTCAACCCCTCATTCGTGGAGCTCTTCCAGGACCCCCACGCTGGTCCCCAGGATGggccctgctggctgagcagtgtaggcagaggggcagcagaaGACAGAGCTAGAGACCTGCAGAGCATGTCCCCTGTCCCAGAGGAACCCGTggatgctgagccagcagctgtttcCCTGGCAACCGCTCCTGAGGAAGAGGGGCACTGCGCGCACCTAACTCGCATAGCAAAAGAGGTGGCAAAGGCACAGGAATCTCCTCTCCTCAgtgagcagcccacagcagcccaggcagagagccaggcggctgccccacacagccccgcagcctgcgccgcacctctgcaggacacagaccaGTGTAAAATGAGTGGGGTCCTGAACGAGGCTGTGGCTGCGATCCAGGGACTCGGTCAGCAACTGGCAGAACACTGGGACCCAGCACAAAACGTGCATGTGGTGATGGCACCAACACCACCTTCGGCGACTCAGGACAGCGAGTCTTCCTTGCCTGGAAAGCCTCCAGGAGAGCCCAGCGCAGCCTCTCTCGTGCAAGAGGAATGTGAGGATGGAGAACACGTGGCTTCTGCCATGTCTGGACACCATCGAGGAGAggccagcacagccattttctccccagcagcgcACGAGGAAGATCTGGCTTCATTGCTGCCTCAGATCTCTCTGGATGATGCTGCCATACCCCACCTTGACCGAGCAGGGGAAGATACAAGAGGTGACATGGATTCTACCTTGTCTGCAGAGTCTTGGCACCAG GAGCAGCCAGGGCACTCAGCCCTAGAGGAGGACAAGCAGGAAGACGACAGTGGCAAAGAGCTGTGCCAAGGGGAAGACATGGCCATCCAGAGCCTTATGGCCACCCCCTCATTCCTGGAGCTGTTCCAGGACCCCCGTGCTGGTTTCCAGGAggggcagccagcccctgagcagAGCGATAACACGTGGCCCTGCTCCAAGCCCAGGGATGAGCCCGAGGACGAGCCAG GCATGGCTGCCCTCCCGCATGCCCCAGCTCGACGGCGACGGCCCTCCCTCTTCCGCAAGACACTCGGGGCTCTGCGCAAGGCTTTCTGCTCTACTCGCATCAGGGCACGGCAAGAGCAGCAGCGCCGTGCTGGCAAAGGGGTCCCCTGA